A window of Candidatus Bathyarchaeota archaeon contains these coding sequences:
- a CDS encoding phosphoglycerate kinase: protein MAKYKTLNDFDVKNKTVLVRVDFNSEIDPQTKKVTSDVRIRAHAESTLKELAEKGAKTVVIAHQGRKGDPDYTTLKTHTEILQTILKCPIKYVDDLFGEKAQAAIKNLQAGEILVLENVRSWDGETKSGSPEQQAKTELVQKLAPLADLFVSDAFSAAHRGHVSMVGFTAVLPSAAGRIMERELSSLSKALEKPEHPCVYVMGGAKADDSLEISKYVLGNGIADYVLVGGVTSQLFLAAKGVNLGKPTMEFLAKKELTQFLPGIKALIEQFGDKIQVPVDVALNVYGDRLEIPVDQLPTEYTILDLGSKTVQNYAALIKSAKSIVVSGPMGVYENPQFNWGTKGVLTAIAESSAFSLAGGGNTIAAIQEYGLTPKIGYISTAGGALIEFLMGKKLPGVVALETAVQSKQI from the coding sequence ATGGCAAAATACAAAACCCTAAACGATTTTGACGTAAAAAACAAGACTGTTCTTGTCCGTGTAGACTTCAACTCTGAAATTGACCCCCAAACCAAAAAAGTCACAAGCGATGTACGTATCCGCGCCCATGCCGAATCAACACTTAAAGAACTCGCCGAGAAAGGCGCCAAAACCGTCGTCATCGCTCACCAAGGCCGTAAAGGTGACCCCGACTACACCACACTTAAAACCCACACTGAAATCCTCCAAACTATCCTCAAATGCCCAATAAAATACGTCGACGATCTCTTTGGCGAAAAAGCCCAAGCCGCAATAAAAAACCTCCAAGCTGGAGAAATCTTGGTGCTGGAAAACGTACGGAGCTGGGACGGGGAAACCAAAAGCGGCTCCCCCGAGCAGCAAGCCAAAACTGAGTTGGTGCAGAAACTGGCGCCGTTGGCAGACCTCTTTGTTAGCGACGCTTTCTCTGCCGCTCACCGTGGTCACGTGTCAATGGTTGGCTTCACCGCAGTTTTGCCCTCCGCCGCTGGCCGCATAATGGAACGCGAATTATCCTCGCTTAGTAAGGCGCTTGAGAAACCTGAGCACCCATGTGTCTACGTTATGGGTGGCGCAAAAGCCGACGATAGCCTAGAAATCAGCAAGTACGTTTTAGGGAACGGCATAGCTGACTACGTTTTGGTTGGCGGCGTAACTTCGCAGTTGTTTTTGGCGGCTAAAGGCGTTAACTTGGGAAAGCCGACGATGGAGTTTTTGGCAAAGAAAGAATTAACACAGTTTCTACCAGGCATAAAAGCCTTGATTGAACAATTCGGGGACAAAATCCAAGTTCCAGTTGACGTTGCTTTAAATGTTTATGGCGACCGCCTAGAAATCCCCGTTGACCAACTACCCACCGAATACACGATTCTGGATTTAGGCTCCAAAACCGTCCAAAACTACGCCGCACTCATTAAATCCGCCAAATCCATCGTGGTCAGCGGACCCATGGGCGTATATGAAAACCCCCAATTTAATTGGGGCACCAAAGGCGTCCTAACCGCTATAGCTGAAAGCAGCGCATTCAGTTTAGCAGGCGGCGGAAACACTATCGCAGCCATCCAAGAATACGGCTTAACCCCCAAAATTGGCTACATCAGTACCGCAGGCGGCGCACTCATCGAGTTTTTGATGGGTAAAAAACTGCCCGGCGTTGTGGCACTGGAGACGGCTGTTCAATCTAAACAAATCTAA
- the gap gene encoding type I glyceraldehyde-3-phosphate dehydrogenase yields MAIKVGINGFGRIGRLIYRAAIEKQANIDFVAVNDLADAKTNAMLLKYDSVHGRFPGTVEVQGNDLVVNGKVLKCVQEKDPGNLPWKQLGVYLAVESTGLFTNREGASKHLTAGAKKVLISAPAEKPDKTIVLGVNGDTYNPETDNILSNASCTTNALAPISKVLADNFGLEKAFMTTCHSYTNDQKVLDLVHKDLRRARAAALNIIPTSTGAAKAIGEVLPNCSGKMNGISLRVPTPDVSIVDLTCVLGKEVTKQDINAAMKRAAEGELKGILQYTEDPIVSSDVLHSTYSSVFDAGLTMVLGEKSNFVKVFSWYDNEWGFSNRMVDFIELIGKKAGL; encoded by the coding sequence ATGGCAATAAAAGTCGGAATCAACGGTTTTGGAAGAATAGGCAGACTCATCTACCGAGCTGCCATAGAAAAACAAGCCAACATCGATTTTGTAGCAGTTAACGATTTAGCTGACGCAAAAACCAACGCGATGCTCCTAAAATACGACTCCGTTCACGGTCGATTTCCAGGTACCGTAGAAGTGCAGGGCAATGATTTGGTCGTAAACGGAAAAGTGCTCAAGTGTGTTCAAGAAAAGGACCCTGGGAATCTACCGTGGAAGCAACTGGGCGTTTATTTGGCGGTTGAAAGCACTGGTTTGTTCACTAACCGTGAAGGCGCATCTAAACATTTAACTGCAGGCGCAAAAAAAGTCCTTATATCTGCGCCAGCCGAGAAACCCGATAAAACCATAGTTTTAGGCGTCAACGGAGACACCTACAACCCCGAAACCGACAACATACTCTCCAACGCCAGCTGCACCACCAACGCTTTAGCACCCATCAGCAAAGTTTTAGCCGACAACTTTGGCTTAGAAAAAGCGTTCATGACCACCTGTCACAGTTATACCAATGACCAAAAAGTCCTCGACTTGGTCCACAAAGACCTCAGACGTGCACGTGCTGCGGCCCTAAACATCATCCCAACCAGCACAGGCGCTGCCAAAGCCATCGGCGAAGTATTGCCCAACTGTAGTGGCAAAATGAACGGTATCTCACTGCGTGTACCCACACCCGATGTATCTATCGTGGACTTAACCTGCGTTTTAGGTAAAGAAGTCACCAAACAGGACATCAACGCCGCCATGAAGAGGGCCGCTGAAGGCGAACTCAAAGGCATTCTTCAGTACACAGAAGATCCCATCGTGTCAAGCGACGTTTTGCACAGCACCTACAGCAGCGTTTTCGATGCAGGTTTAACTATGGTGCTTGGCGAGAAAAGCAACTTTGTGAAGGTCTTCTCTTGGTATGATAACGAGTGGGGCTTTAGCAACCGCATGGTTGACTTCATAGAGTTAATCGGTAAAAAAGCAGGCTTATAG
- a CDS encoding adenosylcobinamide amidohydrolase, which yields MEQFDLAEKTKLVIKDNVLAVICDNPLKTVSSAIFNGGSRQVKAVLNIGVPEGYSDLSLHLDPLQLITQSAAKLNITKDYLAMVTAAKIKNYALVTKKDEDFTVSVAATAGCSHGESSGEDIRVEKITGTINIIVFIDGNPSESCMVAALITATEAKSAALRDFDMRSRYTGDSATGSITDSVTVATTGKGKEVVLGGPASKLGQLVGHCARKAVTQALLKQEPVWANRSVLDRLRERHLPVEKLAAEVSKIEGLKVTAEQLRKILAQNPCSSAVLLAAAKMDDDYKKNLLPTDYKDWETITKCFATPTNGCEQLADCEGVDLPPFVKEALVAIVKNSLPAN from the coding sequence TTGGAGCAGTTTGATTTAGCAGAAAAAACAAAGCTTGTCATAAAAGACAACGTGCTAGCCGTAATTTGTGATAATCCTTTAAAGACAGTTAGCTCCGCAATTTTTAACGGCGGGAGCAGACAGGTTAAGGCCGTCCTTAATATTGGGGTGCCGGAGGGCTACAGTGACCTCTCCTTGCACCTTGACCCGCTGCAACTTATCACCCAATCTGCAGCAAAACTAAACATAACCAAAGACTACCTCGCCATGGTAACGGCCGCCAAAATCAAAAACTATGCCCTCGTAACCAAAAAAGACGAAGACTTCACTGTTAGTGTTGCCGCAACCGCGGGGTGCTCGCACGGAGAATCCAGCGGCGAAGACATAAGAGTCGAAAAAATCACAGGAACCATAAACATAATCGTTTTCATCGACGGCAACCCCTCTGAAAGCTGCATGGTCGCCGCCCTCATAACCGCTACAGAAGCCAAATCAGCCGCCCTCCGCGATTTTGACATGAGAAGCCGCTACACAGGCGACTCCGCCACAGGCTCCATCACCGACAGCGTCACCGTAGCCACGACAGGCAAAGGTAAAGAGGTGGTTTTGGGTGGTCCAGCATCAAAACTGGGGCAACTCGTCGGGCACTGTGCACGCAAAGCGGTTACGCAGGCGTTGCTTAAGCAGGAGCCTGTTTGGGCTAACCGCAGCGTTCTAGATAGGCTACGTGAGAGGCATCTGCCAGTTGAAAAGTTGGCTGCTGAGGTATCTAAAATCGAAGGCTTAAAGGTGACCGCGGAGCAGTTGAGAAAGATTTTAGCTCAGAACCCCTGCAGTAGCGCGGTTTTGTTGGCGGCTGCAAAGATGGATGACGACTACAAGAAGAACTTGCTGCCAACAGACTACAAAGATTGGGAAACCATAACCAAATGCTTTGCTACACCAACCAACGGCTGCGAGCAACTGGCGGATTGTGAGGGGGTTGATTTGCCGCCTTTTGTCAAAGAGGCACTTGTAGCAATAGTAAAAAATAGTTTACCTGCTAATTGA
- a CDS encoding 4Fe-4S binding protein, with the protein MDKHKSPITIDTAKCPPCTGQICIGVCPQGALEEGKNRKPQVIAVVQCTKCGVCVNLCPAKAITLNVGKPQK; encoded by the coding sequence ATGGACAAACATAAGTCACCCATAACCATCGACACCGCCAAATGCCCTCCCTGCACCGGCCAAATATGCATCGGTGTTTGTCCCCAAGGCGCCCTTGAAGAGGGCAAAAACCGCAAACCCCAAGTCATCGCGGTTGTCCAATGCACCAAATGCGGTGTCTGCGTCAACCTTTGTCCAGCTAAAGCCATCACGTTAAACGTTGGCAAACCCCAAAAGTAG
- a CDS encoding carbon-nitrogen hydrolase family protein, with protein MKVSILHMEIRPTLEANLKAAKTAILKAAKQNPALIALPEYFTVPNCMADFTDAAKISQETCTKTLEFLQEVSKLIGNIYLLGGTVLQEDSGKYYNTSTLWRNGALLAKYKKINPIQAEITAGVARGDQPLAVDTELGKIGLLVCADSFDPALVKKVAQLGAEIISLPVAAMGSHPIVKGHPLTEGIARDYGVFVLKVGNVCSNMRGGRSAIIAPWGILGQVTDAPEDSVLTAELDMKRLREYRKTLSKV; from the coding sequence ATGAAAGTCAGCATACTCCACATGGAAATCCGACCCACCCTTGAAGCAAACCTCAAAGCCGCCAAAACAGCCATCCTCAAAGCCGCCAAACAAAACCCAGCCCTAATAGCCTTACCCGAATACTTTACCGTCCCAAACTGCATGGCAGACTTCACCGACGCAGCCAAAATCAGCCAAGAAACCTGCACCAAAACCCTCGAATTCCTCCAAGAAGTCTCCAAACTAATCGGTAACATCTACCTCTTAGGCGGCACAGTCCTACAGGAAGACAGCGGCAAATACTACAACACAAGCACCCTATGGAGAAACGGCGCGCTATTGGCTAAGTACAAAAAAATCAACCCCATCCAAGCCGAAATCACTGCAGGCGTCGCCAGAGGTGACCAGCCATTGGCTGTGGATACGGAACTCGGCAAGATAGGGCTGCTGGTTTGCGCTGACAGCTTTGACCCCGCGCTAGTTAAAAAGGTTGCTCAGTTAGGCGCAGAAATCATTTCTTTGCCCGTTGCAGCCATGGGTTCACATCCAATCGTAAAAGGGCACCCCTTAACCGAGGGTATCGCTAGAGACTACGGTGTATTCGTCCTAAAAGTTGGCAATGTATGCTCTAACATGAGGGGCGGCAGAAGCGCCATTATCGCGCCTTGGGGCATACTGGGCCAGGTCACAGACGCACCTGAAGACTCCGTGTTAACTGCAGAGTTAGATATGAAGCGACTAAGGGAATACCGAAAGACGCTCAGTAAAGTTTAG
- a CDS encoding asparagine synthase C-terminal domain-containing protein has translation MAINETEVNKYKAEARELVHKVVKKNLADGFLFSAGTDTQIIAYEAVKYKPDIPCLTLAFKHGQPKDTEYVKKMVELLHLKHETYQFGKEEVYKFYPKVVEALKKYDPMEIRNSLPVYIGLTLLKPKGIKTVFTGDALDELFGYPWQFHLSEEQFAVKQKEMWAEMGFSSFPMAESMGMQIKAPYRDPEFMEWAMKLPIKYKINMYNGVKYSKWILRKAYEDVIPKDIIWRPKAPLEAGTGTETLRTYFNDLVEDKEFNEKKAAIKAEDDVEIQDKEQLLYYEVFRKKFGKPKDVFPKVEGAVQCPKCKSHLVTKIQFCKVCGAYPI, from the coding sequence ATGGCCATTAACGAAACAGAAGTTAACAAATACAAAGCAGAAGCCCGAGAACTAGTCCACAAAGTAGTAAAGAAAAACCTAGCCGACGGCTTCCTTTTCTCCGCAGGAACCGACACCCAAATAATCGCCTACGAAGCAGTCAAATACAAACCCGACATCCCCTGCCTAACCCTCGCGTTTAAACATGGACAACCCAAAGACACCGAATACGTCAAAAAAATGGTTGAACTCCTCCACCTCAAACACGAAACCTACCAATTCGGCAAAGAAGAAGTCTACAAATTCTACCCAAAAGTCGTCGAAGCCCTCAAAAAATATGACCCCATGGAAATCCGCAACAGCCTCCCCGTCTACATCGGCTTAACACTCCTAAAACCCAAGGGCATAAAAACCGTCTTCACAGGAGACGCTTTAGACGAGCTTTTCGGTTACCCTTGGCAGTTCCACCTAAGCGAAGAACAGTTTGCAGTTAAACAGAAGGAAATGTGGGCGGAAATGGGTTTCTCCTCGTTCCCTATGGCTGAATCGATGGGCATGCAAATCAAAGCACCTTACCGCGACCCCGAATTCATGGAATGGGCCATGAAGCTGCCAATCAAATACAAAATCAACATGTACAACGGCGTCAAATACAGCAAATGGATCCTACGTAAAGCCTATGAAGACGTCATCCCCAAAGACATCATCTGGCGACCCAAAGCGCCACTGGAAGCAGGCACTGGCACAGAAACCCTGCGCACCTACTTCAACGACTTAGTTGAAGACAAAGAATTCAACGAGAAGAAAGCAGCTATCAAAGCCGAAGACGACGTTGAAATCCAAGACAAAGAACAACTGCTCTATTACGAAGTGTTCCGCAAGAAATTTGGCAAACCTAAAGACGTCTTCCCCAAAGTCGAAGGTGCAGTGCAATGCCCCAAGTGCAAAAGCCACCTCGTAACTAAAATCCAGTTCTGCAAAGTTTGCGGAGCTTACCCCATCTAA